In Nematostella vectensis chromosome 2, jaNemVect1.1, whole genome shotgun sequence, one genomic interval encodes:
- the LOC116614553 gene encoding uncharacterized protein LOC116614553, producing MAIVNYYYYLSILLLYVAVFMRSAAHVNEESVKFIKLVIETTDDIDRCTFSPITAFPRGQRVQTALGNSAEAFLVPDVILWDPISAFPDSSFQCPACLEISEIEYLRPTRWKDGVTVHDQPRMLFGLRNSALLVSRVYFCPNKHQILSHDKRIVTPLGSEHVPFVLFHKCGITRDLFKFFISHVKTGMSISDIQVLWQQMLYDEYGLRKLSFVKTNIATASPFLDFTSQSSKVGEKIIVACFVQDYFEKEHLYKRRMQEMTAKYLSADHTFKVPANVGCWVNEKWVRLYDSLFIVMNEDGIVVAWKLCKGTSFVVIEELLWDLKANLDRLNCQIEQIHVDNCCQWGQKLNSVFDASSVKLDHFHAIQRFTSTIPKKGGYNSPMRKLRSEMLAEFKYFLRDPTDKGKDRVKSTPSSNVMEANIDSFLRQWESVEYEGEQIVPEKGIAEINKLLAHIRKGCLSGIPPSGGTNRNEGIHRVLNKTLKRSRLGLQYALALLGVFFYIWNEEKLSLTNKKRKIRVTPPVETHFNDTTYCNGTEHHAIYNQYLREQDVLSNEDAALDVLNRLQESYNTNCDNLSEDEELDRSEDVKDSEEHEFSLGDAEKEFICATSKAYEELIRNVGDQSQGSYGKLKPSIAMFESSMLGLVSSSLPGKYNSSALDDILANFAMTRVPVPGDGNCFYNAVAHGLITTVFPNITSSSDIGKHLSSLGLHGEQGMYDMAFKLRLLNVNEWLNDPEPYRLFLLNGESLEDQANAFLNDGYFNAAIGNITVLGMANILKMPIVLLSQMQNFPVVPVSPTKGTVISTPLYLAFDQSGLGHYDAIAMRSEQPETDESKFDNSAAQKANGANSAGSCRCGQGAKKKEKDVRSCHSFKSRCKCFQSVKGCSDCDCLGCENPYGKKMQRGHSKVTLTRKRMAPRMTTEMVAGKKFAQKLDVTGNIAHGWTLFEELIVIQILQMQLAKGGIDIDCIYQHFLQLVSCNVNPKSIAQISSKVMSLISDDRVFRTKLKEQARLNWFAH from the coding sequence ATGGCGATCgtaaactattattattacttatCGATTTTACTCCTTTATGTTGCTGTTTTTATGCGTTCTGCGGCCCACGTAAATGAGGAAAGTGTAAAATTTATCAAGTTGGTAATTGAGACTACTGACGACATCGATAGATGTACATTTTCGCCTATTACTGCGTTCCCACGCGGCCAACGTGTTCAGACGGCCCTTGGAAACTCAGCAGAAGCCTTTCTTGTCCCTGACGTTATTCTCTGGGACCCCATTTCAGCGTTCCCAGATAGTTCTTTCCAGTGTCCAGCATGCTTGGAGATATCGGAAATAGAGTACCTTCGTCCCACAAGATGGAAGGATGGGGTAACAGTACATGACCAGCCAAGAATGCTATTTGGTTTACGGAACAGTGCCCTTCTTGTGAGCAGGGTATATTTTTGCCCCAATAAACATCAGATCCTTAGCCACGACAAAAGAATCGTAACACCCCTCGGATCAGAACACGTAccgtttgttttatttcacaAGTGTGGTATCACAAGGGACCTCTTCAagttttttatttcacatGTCAAAACAGGGATGTCAATTAGCGATATTCAGGTACTCTGGCAGCAAATGTTATACGATGAGTACGGCTTACGGAAACTTTCTTTTGTAAAAACTAACATTGCAACTGCTTCCCCATTTCTTGATTTCACATCCCAGTCAAGCAAAGttggagaaaaaataatagtcGCCTGTTTTGTTCAGGATTATTTTGAGAAGGAGCACCTGTACAAAAGGAGAATGCAAGAGATGACTGCAAAGTATTTAAGTGCTGATCATACTTTCAAGGTACCTGCCAATGTTGGTTGCTGGGTAAATGAGAAGTGGGTCCGCCTTTATGACAGCCTCTTTATTGTGATGAATGAAGATGGAATTGTTGTGGCTTGGAAGCTTTGTAAAGGTACTAGCTTTGTAGTAATTGAAGAGTTGCTATGGGATCTGAAAGCAAATCTGGATAGACTCAATTGCCAAAtagaacaaatacatgtaGATAACTGCTGCCAATGGGGCCAGAAACTTAATTCTGTGTTTGATGCATCTTCAGTTAAGCTGGATCATTTCCATGCTATACAACGTTTTACTTCTACAATTCCGAAGAAAGGTGGATACAATTCGCCAATGAGGAAGTTGAGATCTGAGATGCTGGCAGAGTTTAAGTATTTTCTGAGGGATCCAACTGACAAGGGGAAGGACAGAGTAAAATCAACACCATCAAGCAATGTAATGGAAGCAAATATTGACTCTTTTCTGAGGCAATGGGAAAGTGTTGAGTATGAAGGTGAACAGATTGTTCCGGAGAAAGGTATAGCTGAGATAAACAAATTGCTGGCTCATATCAGAAAAGGTTGCTTATCTGGAATTCCTCCTTCGGGTGGCACCAATCGTAATGAAGGTATACACAGAGTACTCAACAAAACACTGAAAAGATCGAGACTTGGCCTACAGTATGCTTTGGCATTGCTTGGGGTGTTTTTCTATATTTGGAATGAGGAGAAACTGTCTTTGACaaacaaaaagagaaagatcAGGGTTACTCCCCCAGTGGAAACACACTTCAATGATACAACATATTGCAATGGAACAGAACATCATGCAATTTACAACCAATATTTGAGAGAACAGGATGTTCTTTCAAATGAGGATGCAGCTTTAGATGTGTTAAATAGACTGCAGGAATCCTATAATACAAATTGTGATAACCTTTCAGAAGATGAAGAATTAGATAGAAGTGAAGATGTCAAAGATTCTGAGGAGCATGAATTCAGTCTCGGTGATGCTGAGAAGGAGTTTATTTGTGCTACATCGAAGGCATATGAAGAATTAATAAGAAATGTTGGTGATCAGTCTCAGGGGAGTTATGGAAAGCTCAAACCAAGCATTGCTATGTTTGAGAGTAGCATGTTGGGTCTAGTCAGTTCCAGTTTGCCTGGTAAATATAACTCCTCAGCTCTAGATGACATACTTGCAAACTTTGCAATGACTAGAGTCCCAGTCCCTGGTGATGGAAATTGTTTCTACAATGCAGTGGCGCATGGCCTTATTACGACAGTCTTCCCAAATATAACTTCCTCATCTGATATTGGGAAGCACCTGTCTTCTCTTGGTTTACATGGTGAACAAGGCATGTACGATATGGCATTCAAGTTGAGGTTACTCAATGTTAACGAGTGGCTAAATGACCCAGAACCATACAGGCTATTTCTGCTAAACGGAGAATCGCTAGAAGATCAAGCAAATGCCTTTTTAAATGATGGATATTTCAATGCAGCTATTGGAAATATCACGGTTCTAGGAATggcaaatattttgaaaatgcCAATAGTGTTATTGTCCCAAATGCAAAATTTCCCTGTGGTCCCTGTTTCACCAACTAAAGGTACAGTGATAAGTACACCACTCTATCTAGCCTTCGATCAATCTGGTCTTGGCCATTATGATGCTATTGCTATGCGGTCTGAACAACCTGAGACAGATGAAAGCAAGTTTGACAATTCTGCAGCGCAAAAGGCCAATGGGGCCAATAGTGCTGGGAGCTGCAGATGCGGCCAAGGAGCTAAGAAAAAGGAGAAGGATGTAAGGTCATGTCACAGCTTTAAATCAAGGTGCAAATGCTTTCAGAGTGTTAAGGGGTGTTCTGACTGTGACTGTTTAGGTTGCGAGAACCCTTATgggaaaaaaatgcaaaggGGCCATTCCAAGGTCACGCTTACAAGAAAAAGAATGGCACCAAGGATGACAACCGAAATGGTTGCAGGAAAGAAGTTTGCACAAAAACTTGATGTCACAGGCAACATTGCTCATGGCTGGACCTTGTTTGAGGAACTAATAGTTATCCAGATCCTCCAAATGCAGCTGGCAAAGGGAGGTATAGATATTGATTGCATTTATCAACACTTCTTACAACTGGTGAGCTGTAATGTTAACCCTAAATCTATTGCACAAATATCAAGTAAAGTGATGTCACTTATCAGTGATGATAGAGTTTTTAGAACTAAACTAAAAGAACAGGCCCGCCTGAATTGGTTTGCTCATTAG